A window of Pirellula sp. SH-Sr6A contains these coding sequences:
- the ykgO gene encoding type B 50S ribosomal protein L36: MKVVSSIGALKYRHPDCQVVRRRGRIYVICKSNPRYKVRQGNAKCKRRKR, encoded by the coding sequence ATGAAAGTCGTTTCGTCCATCGGGGCGTTGAAGTATCGACATCCTGACTGCCAAGTGGTCCGCCGCCGTGGACGCATTTACGTCATTTGCAAAAGCAACCCCCGCTACAAGGTGCGTCAAGGGAACGCGAAGTGCAAACGCCGAAAGCGGTAG
- the eboE gene encoding metabolite traffic protein EboE, whose protein sequence is MNAPPQKASVRTGYCTNVHAGRDLNTVLETLKKFSVPVRDLLHRTPDSPRPTQDLGLGLWFSEVSAREALLPGSLDTLRRFLASESLHAFTLNGFPQGDFHEPIVKHRVYQPTWYQSARLEYTWSLAELLHQLLPPDAIGTISTLPIAWGAPPLTANQIERVCQQWSELARRLHALREQTGRTILIAIEPEPGCIFSDSQSFRRFYVESFLPSLSSESEREIARRHVTLCHDICHAAVMYEDQAIELSQTFEVGIRVGKVQVSSALDVPWHSMDQGDRDQAWKQLHAFAEDRYLHQTHVQAGGHRTLYEDLPDLLVKQGAAPTDSQWRIHFHVPIYQSSFGALQSTQSEIERCLDVLVPRIGTDHFPAGHFEVETYAWTVLPEEWRQRSLSEGIAKELSWFERLLDAKLDAHSHRSDLDHARK, encoded by the coding sequence TTGAACGCACCCCCCCAAAAGGCTTCGGTCCGAACCGGGTACTGCACCAATGTTCACGCCGGGCGCGACCTTAACACCGTTCTGGAAACGCTTAAGAAATTTTCCGTCCCTGTCCGTGATTTGCTACATCGCACCCCCGATTCACCGCGTCCTACGCAAGATCTAGGCTTGGGGCTTTGGTTCTCCGAAGTCTCTGCTCGCGAAGCCCTCTTGCCCGGATCTCTCGATACACTGCGTCGGTTTCTCGCGTCGGAGTCCTTGCACGCCTTTACCCTCAACGGGTTTCCGCAAGGCGACTTTCACGAACCCATCGTCAAGCATCGAGTCTATCAGCCGACTTGGTACCAATCCGCCCGCTTGGAGTACACATGGAGCCTCGCCGAGCTTCTCCACCAACTCCTCCCCCCTGACGCGATCGGCACCATTTCCACCCTCCCCATCGCCTGGGGAGCCCCTCCGCTCACTGCAAACCAAATCGAAAGGGTTTGCCAACAGTGGTCGGAGCTGGCCCGCCGGCTGCACGCGCTCCGTGAGCAAACGGGACGCACCATTCTCATAGCGATCGAACCCGAACCCGGTTGCATCTTCTCCGACAGCCAGTCGTTCCGTCGCTTTTACGTCGAGTCGTTCCTTCCTTCCCTTTCCAGCGAATCGGAACGAGAGATCGCCCGCCGGCACGTCACGCTTTGCCACGATATTTGCCACGCGGCGGTAATGTACGAAGATCAAGCCATCGAGTTATCACAAACCTTCGAGGTGGGTATACGTGTCGGCAAGGTACAAGTCTCCTCGGCCCTCGACGTTCCTTGGCACTCTATGGATCAGGGGGATCGAGACCAGGCTTGGAAGCAACTGCACGCTTTCGCCGAAGATCGCTACCTGCACCAAACCCACGTGCAAGCCGGAGGTCATCGAACGCTGTATGAGGATTTGCCGGATCTGCTCGTCAAACAAGGGGCTGCACCGACAGACTCGCAATGGCGGATTCACTTTCACGTTCCGATTTACCAGTCCTCTTTCGGGGCCCTGCAGTCGACGCAATCGGAAATCGAGCGCTGCCTCGACGTTCTGGTGCCACGCATCGGAACGGACCATTTTCCTGCCGGACATTTCGAAGTCGAAACGTATGCTTGGACGGTCCTGCCTGAGGAATGGAGACAGCGTTCCTTGAGCGAAGGGATCGCCAAGGAGTTGAGTTGGTTCGAAAGATTGCTCGACGCGAAACTGGACGCCCATTCCCATCGATCGGATTTGGACCACGCAAGAAAGTAA
- the aroC gene encoding chorismate synthase has translation MLRYWTAGESHGKALIALVDGFPAGVTIDNEFIDRELRLRQGGYGRGGRQKLEQDHADFLTGVWQGSTLGSPITMQVVNNDYKLERLKELERPRPGHADLTGAIKYLGSIRGVLERSSARETAARVAAGALARLLLREFGIETLGYVVELGQMPIGRGDTLNLTVPDARELRDQSSIYAVDPSMDKEAEQYIDRMADEGDTLGGVIEVRVDGLPFGLGTHAQWDRKLDGKLAQAVMAVQAIKGVEIGMGFEAARRPGSQVHDPIHYDAAQAHSPNLGYVRPTNNAGGLEGGMTNGQSLILRAAKKPISTLRKPLDSIRMADKVSHRASYERSDVCAISAAAIIVEHVVAFEIAAAFIEKFGGDSLVEMKARYQLFQEMARGR, from the coding sequence ATGCTTCGCTATTGGACCGCTGGAGAATCGCACGGAAAGGCTTTGATCGCGCTCGTCGATGGTTTCCCTGCCGGTGTCACGATCGATAACGAATTCATCGACCGAGAATTGAGGCTTCGTCAGGGAGGCTATGGTCGAGGCGGTAGGCAAAAGCTGGAGCAAGACCATGCCGACTTTTTGACCGGCGTTTGGCAAGGGAGCACTCTGGGCTCTCCCATCACGATGCAGGTCGTGAATAACGACTACAAACTGGAGCGGCTCAAGGAATTGGAGCGGCCCCGCCCTGGTCACGCGGATCTGACGGGTGCGATCAAGTATCTCGGTTCGATCCGCGGAGTCTTGGAGCGATCCAGCGCGAGGGAGACGGCCGCTCGTGTCGCAGCAGGGGCCTTGGCTCGATTGCTTCTTCGCGAGTTCGGCATCGAGACGCTCGGCTATGTGGTCGAATTGGGGCAAATGCCGATTGGGCGTGGAGATACGCTGAACCTGACCGTTCCTGATGCGCGGGAACTTCGAGACCAAAGCTCGATTTACGCGGTGGATCCCTCGATGGACAAGGAAGCGGAGCAGTATATCGACCGAATGGCCGACGAAGGAGACACGCTAGGTGGGGTAATCGAAGTTCGCGTCGATGGCCTTCCTTTCGGGCTGGGAACCCATGCGCAGTGGGACCGAAAACTGGACGGGAAACTGGCGCAAGCAGTGATGGCGGTGCAGGCGATCAAGGGAGTGGAGATTGGGATGGGATTTGAGGCCGCGCGCCGCCCTGGTTCCCAGGTGCACGATCCGATCCACTACGACGCAGCTCAAGCACATTCCCCCAATTTGGGCTATGTGCGTCCCACCAACAATGCAGGGGGACTAGAAGGTGGCATGACCAACGGCCAAAGCCTGATCCTGCGAGCCGCGAAAAAACCGATCAGCACCCTGCGAAAGCCGTTGGATTCCATCCGCATGGCGGACAAGGTGTCTCACCGAGCCAGCTACGAGCGGAGTGACGTGTGCGCTATTTCTGCAGCGGCGATCATCGTCGAGCATGTCGTCGCGTTTGAAATCGCCGCCGCCTTCATCGAGAAGTTTGGCGGAGATAGCTTGGTCGAAATGAAGGCCAGGTACCAGCTTTTTCAGGAAATGGCCCGAGGTCGATAG
- a CDS encoding WD40 repeat domain-containing protein yields the protein MRSLRREMQVARSGMLRTIAFTALACGGWSFVSAQDALQSVVVRSKTAESAPINAGLDNGMGVIHLEPLPGSIERPVITAMIVSKDGRFIAAAGDDHAIRLVSLQDRRVMSVWTGHVDWVRSIAFSDDGQRIASCANDGSIRIWDTQSMKQLHDARVPHALNALTFTDANTVYAVGFSNNIYRLDLGTNLISIDHSSDCSDLRAIVLSPNRKHLAYAGRDGILRVQLFGADAKTAWASSPVHFNRVRSIQFSDDSSTITTVGEDRRIVHFDVETKGVVGQTEVKGGKLMGLIPLAPDQFAVAGADNTIRIVGWNDSIPQTKLVGHDGSVCVLQRTDKFLISAGFDTTIRIWDLERARTERDRDGRYLHPVAAQFEDAAASTPSSFVSTPIQ from the coding sequence GTGAGAAGTCTTCGACGCGAAATGCAGGTTGCTCGCAGTGGGATGTTGAGAACCATTGCGTTCACCGCCTTGGCATGCGGCGGTTGGAGCTTCGTCTCCGCGCAGGATGCACTGCAGTCCGTTGTGGTTCGGTCCAAGACGGCGGAATCGGCTCCGATCAACGCTGGTCTGGACAACGGCATGGGGGTGATCCATTTAGAACCCTTGCCCGGCTCGATCGAACGACCCGTGATCACGGCGATGATCGTTTCGAAGGATGGGAGATTTATCGCGGCAGCGGGGGATGATCATGCAATCCGTCTTGTGTCGCTGCAAGATCGCCGAGTAATGTCCGTTTGGACAGGGCATGTGGACTGGGTGCGTTCCATCGCTTTCTCGGACGACGGACAGCGGATCGCTTCCTGTGCGAACGACGGATCGATACGCATCTGGGATACGCAATCGATGAAGCAACTCCATGATGCCCGGGTTCCGCACGCCTTAAACGCGTTGACCTTTACCGATGCCAACACGGTTTATGCCGTCGGCTTCAGCAACAATATTTATCGGTTGGATCTTGGTACGAATCTCATTTCGATCGATCACAGCAGCGATTGCAGCGATTTGCGTGCGATCGTTTTGTCCCCGAATCGCAAACACTTGGCCTATGCAGGTCGGGATGGCATTTTGCGAGTGCAGTTGTTTGGTGCGGATGCAAAAACGGCTTGGGCCTCTTCACCGGTTCACTTCAACCGCGTCCGGTCCATTCAGTTTTCGGACGACAGCAGCACGATCACCACGGTGGGCGAAGATCGCCGGATTGTCCATTTTGACGTGGAAACCAAAGGTGTTGTGGGGCAGACCGAAGTCAAAGGGGGCAAACTGATGGGACTTATCCCTTTGGCTCCTGATCAGTTCGCCGTCGCAGGCGCGGACAACACGATTCGGATCGTGGGTTGGAATGACTCCATTCCTCAGACGAAATTGGTGGGGCACGACGGTTCCGTTTGTGTTTTGCAGCGAACGGACAAGTTTCTTATCTCAGCTGGCTTTGACACGACGATTCGGATTTGGGATTTAGAGAGAGCGAGAACGGAACGGGATCGCGACGGTCGGTACTTGCACCCGGTCGCCGCACAGTTCGAAGACGCGGCGGCTTCGACCCCGAGTTCGTTCGTTTCGACTCCTATCCAATAG
- the folP gene encoding dihydropteroate synthase: MQSYSTSWTLRSKRLDLSQGPLLMGILNVTPDSFSDGGRHFTVQSAVDHAMRMEDEGADILDIGGESTRPYSLPVDADEELNRIVPVLERLQSRIQIPISIDTMKARVARAAIDLGAEIINDVSGLEADPEMMEVALQTEVGVCAMHMQGTPQTMQDDPHYDDVVEDILGYLLARKESLLKSGIAYERICLDPGIGFGKTHEHNIELIQNAARFHETGAPILVGHSRKGFIAKLLGSKDTPRAIGTLGVSLSLALQRIQILRIHDVAEHKQALKLFLATKPLHG, encoded by the coding sequence ATGCAATCCTATTCAACTTCCTGGACGCTTCGCAGCAAACGCTTGGATCTCTCGCAAGGCCCTTTGCTGATGGGGATCCTCAATGTCACTCCTGACAGTTTTTCCGACGGAGGGAGACATTTCACCGTCCAATCGGCCGTCGATCACGCGATGCGCATGGAAGACGAAGGGGCGGATATCCTCGACATCGGGGGAGAAAGCACTCGCCCCTACAGCCTCCCGGTCGACGCCGACGAAGAACTCAATCGCATTGTCCCTGTCTTGGAACGCTTGCAGTCCCGCATCCAAATCCCTATCTCGATCGATACGATGAAGGCGAGGGTGGCGAGAGCCGCAATCGATTTGGGTGCCGAGATCATCAACGATGTATCTGGCTTGGAAGCCGATCCGGAAATGATGGAGGTCGCTCTTCAAACCGAAGTGGGTGTCTGCGCGATGCACATGCAGGGAACCCCTCAAACCATGCAAGACGATCCCCATTACGACGATGTCGTCGAAGACATCCTGGGTTACTTGCTGGCTCGCAAGGAATCGCTTTTGAAATCGGGGATCGCTTACGAAAGGATCTGCCTCGATCCCGGAATCGGTTTCGGTAAAACACATGAACACAACATCGAACTTATCCAGAATGCAGCTCGATTCCACGAAACCGGGGCACCGATTCTCGTAGGCCACTCCCGCAAAGGATTCATTGCCAAGCTCCTTGGGAGCAAAGACACACCTAGAGCGATTGGGACTCTCGGCGTCTCCCTCTCGCTCGCTTTGCAACGGATTCAGATTCTGCGTATCCATGACGTGGCAGAGCACAAGCAAGCCCTGAAACTGTTCCTGGCCACCAAACCGCTCCATGGATGA
- a CDS encoding Gfo/Idh/MocA family protein yields the protein MKLRIGVIGQGRDWQSRYLPALRSMRERFQVVGIYNSVHALAENSARELDALPYASFREMMENPSLDAVMVLEDDWYQLTPLLAACDYGKAIFCGAEIDLSASAAMDLKNRIQSAGIAFMTELSRRFAPATLRLKELIATRLGRPRLLFCHRRLTCENKDIRHARSLEARSQRELVELIDWCNYIVGETPEWVQAIRHASRDSVATADYQIFSLGFGSPEQDSKAILAQISCGAYIPEVWHEAITYRPPAAIQVCCEKGLAFVDLPSTLVWFDDAGRHQEALDTELSVGQQMFSQFHRAVTSLVCNSSDLEDACTALAILDLAKKSMGAQARIPLQLP from the coding sequence ATGAAACTTCGCATCGGAGTTATCGGGCAGGGACGCGATTGGCAGTCGAGATATTTGCCAGCTCTCCGATCGATGCGAGAGAGGTTTCAAGTCGTCGGCATTTACAACAGCGTTCATGCTTTAGCGGAGAATAGCGCCCGCGAGTTGGACGCTTTGCCTTACGCCAGCTTCCGTGAGATGATGGAAAATCCGTCGCTCGACGCTGTCATGGTGCTGGAAGACGACTGGTATCAACTCACTCCCTTGCTCGCGGCCTGTGACTACGGCAAGGCAATCTTCTGCGGTGCCGAGATCGACCTCAGCGCTTCTGCCGCGATGGATTTGAAAAACCGGATCCAATCCGCCGGGATTGCCTTCATGACCGAGCTTTCGCGGCGGTTCGCCCCTGCAACGCTCAGGCTCAAGGAGCTGATCGCAACTCGGTTAGGTCGACCAAGACTCTTGTTTTGCCACCGACGGTTGACTTGCGAGAACAAAGACATTCGTCACGCGCGGTCGCTGGAGGCGAGATCCCAACGCGAGCTGGTCGAGCTCATCGACTGGTGCAATTACATCGTTGGCGAGACTCCGGAATGGGTCCAAGCGATCCGCCATGCCAGCCGCGACTCGGTCGCTACTGCCGATTATCAAATCTTCAGCTTAGGTTTCGGGTCGCCCGAGCAAGACTCCAAGGCAATCCTAGCGCAAATCAGCTGCGGTGCTTATATCCCGGAAGTATGGCATGAAGCCATCACCTACCGACCTCCAGCTGCAATACAGGTCTGCTGCGAGAAGGGACTTGCATTCGTCGATTTACCCTCCACACTCGTGTGGTTCGACGATGCAGGGAGACATCAAGAAGCCTTGGACACCGAGCTATCTGTCGGGCAACAAATGTTCAGCCAGTTCCATCGGGCCGTCACGTCGCTTGTGTGCAATTCGAGCGATCTAGAAGACGCATGCACCGCCCTAGCGATACTCGATCTGGCAAAGAAAAGCATGGGTGCTCAAGCTCGAATCCCACTGCAGCTCCCTTAG
- a CDS encoding DUF4912 domain-containing protein has translation MSTERKKSASSNKNLAKTPTKGGDRSPGKAPAPKKTAKALKTSKPPAKGAAKNLEKSRSTPKKSVDGMTKAKSAQKAAPKDAKETKKIAAAKKPSPPPSKTKGGAVKGVKEKAGTVKSKPLSSKAAKNAKAERVIPKAKEMAAIPKPSKGGKPALASKESAKSTASVPVKPSSVSKKEGATPKSAVKAKEPTSAAKTMKPAAKKTELAPPPSNTNPDIVAKIRSAQANKESRKDLAQPAPKPSLVSNTQVPPLEKGKDRLILMVRDAFWLHAHWDITRQTVERARVSIAEHWHTAKPILRLLKLDDNGTTNNAETVFQDVEIHGGVRNWYLQIEVPGCSFKVQLGYVTSNGRFYELVRSNTVTMPMAGSKEVVDDHWADIAKDAERIYAMSGGYNEDTQSGDLAEVFEERLKRTMDTDVLSQFGSGAEGSLKRNKQFYFEVDAELIVFGSTHSDAHVNVGGEPVKVRSDGSFSVRLPLPDRRQVLPATAKSRDGVDEQTVVIAVERNTKVMEPLSMDVEDL, from the coding sequence TTGTCGACCGAACGCAAAAAGTCCGCTAGCTCCAACAAGAACCTCGCCAAAACTCCCACCAAAGGGGGGGATCGGAGCCCGGGCAAAGCTCCCGCCCCGAAAAAGACCGCGAAAGCCCTGAAAACATCAAAACCCCCTGCCAAGGGGGCTGCAAAGAACCTTGAAAAGTCACGTTCGACCCCTAAGAAGTCAGTTGACGGAATGACCAAAGCGAAATCTGCACAAAAAGCAGCACCGAAGGACGCGAAAGAAACCAAAAAGATCGCCGCTGCGAAGAAGCCTTCCCCCCCACCCTCCAAAACAAAAGGTGGCGCAGTGAAAGGGGTAAAAGAGAAAGCGGGAACGGTCAAATCGAAGCCACTGTCCTCCAAGGCGGCAAAGAATGCCAAGGCCGAGAGGGTGATCCCCAAGGCAAAGGAAATGGCTGCGATTCCAAAGCCATCGAAGGGCGGGAAACCTGCATTAGCGTCGAAAGAGTCCGCGAAAAGCACCGCATCTGTTCCGGTCAAACCCTCTTCGGTGAGCAAGAAAGAAGGGGCAACCCCCAAATCCGCGGTCAAAGCGAAGGAGCCAACGAGCGCTGCGAAGACAATGAAGCCGGCTGCCAAGAAAACCGAGCTTGCACCGCCCCCTTCCAACACCAATCCCGATATCGTCGCCAAAATCCGATCGGCGCAGGCTAATAAGGAGTCTCGCAAGGACCTCGCGCAGCCCGCGCCCAAGCCATCCCTCGTCTCCAACACGCAGGTTCCGCCCCTGGAGAAAGGGAAGGATCGCCTCATCCTGATGGTGCGGGACGCGTTTTGGCTGCATGCGCATTGGGATATCACTCGACAAACCGTGGAGCGGGCCCGGGTTTCCATCGCGGAGCATTGGCACACGGCGAAGCCGATTCTTCGGCTCCTCAAGCTTGATGACAATGGGACGACGAATAACGCTGAGACGGTTTTTCAAGACGTCGAGATTCACGGCGGTGTGCGCAATTGGTACCTTCAAATCGAAGTGCCTGGGTGCTCGTTCAAAGTGCAACTGGGTTATGTCACCTCGAACGGCCGTTTCTATGAGCTCGTGCGGAGCAATACGGTCACAATGCCAATGGCGGGCTCGAAAGAAGTCGTCGATGATCATTGGGCGGACATTGCAAAGGACGCCGAACGCATCTACGCCATGAGCGGCGGGTATAACGAGGACACGCAATCTGGCGATCTAGCCGAGGTGTTCGAAGAGCGTCTCAAGCGAACGATGGATACCGACGTTCTCTCGCAATTCGGATCGGGCGCGGAAGGGAGTCTCAAACGCAACAAGCAGTTCTATTTCGAAGTGGATGCTGAGTTGATTGTCTTTGGTTCCACTCATTCCGATGCCCATGTCAATGTGGGGGGTGAGCCGGTGAAGGTTCGCTCCGATGGGAGTTTCTCTGTTCGACTCCCCCTCCCTGATCGTCGACAAGTCTTGCCTGCAACAGCCAAGAGTCGCGATGGAGTGGATGAGCAGACTGTGGTCATCGCCGTGGAGCGGAATACGAAGGTGATGGAACCGCTCTCGATGGACGTCGAGGACCTGTAA